From one Bacteroidota bacterium genomic stretch:
- the cas6 gene encoding CRISPR system precrRNA processing endoribonuclease RAMP protein Cas6 produces MGDQADAPEDHAEDCLFREAFRPTVAEHVGRALKTGADVPRPYVVRPPLDVRRIYGRGDVLTAELVLLGRAAALWPHFEHAARDLRSNDPALRPPPLRLASVLDGQSEPPGELVGMPATWVPVVPDEGSASVGRVHFLTPLVLRTPKDWGASRGQRSSGKRRSMRPSEVGTADGMGLLVRSVLRRLDQLTALWVDGAEGCMPRRSQVQAAVHVTRYDLRSVPTRSGTEGVMGSVDVEFCTASASRLLRAASVVHAGSQTTLDGSGWLAVAPGGRPI; encoded by the coding sequence TTGGGTGACCAAGCCGATGCGCCCGAGGATCACGCCGAGGACTGTCTGTTCCGGGAGGCGTTCCGACCGACGGTGGCCGAGCACGTCGGGCGGGCGCTCAAGACGGGGGCCGACGTGCCGCGCCCGTACGTGGTCCGCCCGCCCCTCGACGTGCGCCGCATATACGGGAGAGGAGACGTGCTAACGGCCGAACTCGTACTGCTTGGCCGGGCCGCTGCGCTCTGGCCGCACTTCGAACACGCGGCGCGTGACCTGCGCTCGAATGACCCGGCGCTCCGACCGCCGCCCCTGCGACTGGCATCCGTGCTGGACGGTCAGAGCGAGCCGCCAGGCGAGCTCGTCGGGATGCCGGCGACCTGGGTGCCGGTGGTACCCGACGAGGGTAGTGCGAGCGTAGGCCGTGTGCACTTCTTGACGCCCCTGGTCCTCCGTACGCCGAAGGACTGGGGCGCCAGCCGAGGCCAGCGGTCATCAGGAAAGCGGCGGTCGATGCGCCCCAGCGAGGTCGGGACGGCGGACGGGATGGGCCTTCTCGTTCGCTCTGTACTGAGGCGTCTCGACCAGTTGACAGCGCTGTGGGTAGACGGGGCTGAGGGGTGTATGCCTCGGCGGAGCCAGGTCCAAGCGGCGGTCCACGTGACTCGCTACGACTTGCGAAGCGTCCCGACGCGGTCTGGGACGGAGGGGGTGATGGGGTCGGTCGACGTCGAGTTCTGCACGGCTTCCGCGTCGCGGTTGCTGCGGGCGGCGAGCGTCGTTCACGCGGGGTCACAGACGACGTTGGACGGCTCGGGATGGCTCGCCGTCGCGCCAGGCGGCCGACCAATCTAG